One Streptomyces sp. NBC_01217 genomic region harbors:
- a CDS encoding amino acid permease, which translates to MSRTSASPPTGSPVAVPDTKADSALTHGLKQRHLSMIALGGVIGAGLFVGSGAGIAAAGPSIVIAYAVSGLLVMLVMRMLGEMSAANPASGSFSVHAERAIGPWAGFTVGWAFWVLLCVAVGLEGIGAAKIVTGWLPGTPEWAWVALFMVVFLGANLASVTKFGEFEFWFAALKVVAITLFLVLGVLAILGVLPGTDAPGAANLRGEGGFMPNGTEGLVIGLLASVFAYGGLETVTIAAAESENPVQGVAKAVRTAMWRIALFYVGSMAVVVTLVPWDDPKVVEVGPFYAALNHLGIGGAAEIMNVVILVALLSAMNANIYGASRMACSLVARGQGPKRLGRISSGVPRTAVLVSSVFGFLCVLLSYWRPDDVFPWLLNMIGAVILVVWIFIGVSQVILRDRLEREAPEKLVVRMWLFPVLTVVALLAMLGIFFLMLRQPDTRDQLMASGALTLVLAAIGVVRQRRAAAVKG; encoded by the coding sequence ATGTCTCGGACTTCCGCGTCTCCCCCCACCGGCTCCCCGGTCGCCGTCCCCGACACCAAGGCCGATTCGGCGCTCACCCACGGGCTCAAGCAGCGCCACCTCTCGATGATCGCCCTCGGCGGTGTCATCGGCGCCGGGCTCTTCGTCGGCTCGGGCGCGGGTATCGCCGCCGCCGGCCCGTCGATCGTCATCGCGTACGCCGTCTCCGGGCTGCTGGTCATGCTCGTGATGCGGATGCTCGGCGAGATGTCGGCCGCGAACCCGGCCTCCGGTTCCTTCTCCGTACACGCCGAGCGGGCGATAGGGCCGTGGGCGGGGTTCACCGTGGGCTGGGCGTTCTGGGTGCTGCTCTGTGTCGCGGTCGGCCTGGAGGGCATCGGTGCCGCGAAGATCGTCACCGGCTGGCTGCCCGGCACGCCGGAGTGGGCCTGGGTCGCGCTGTTCATGGTGGTGTTCCTGGGCGCGAACCTGGCCTCGGTGACGAAGTTCGGTGAGTTCGAGTTCTGGTTCGCGGCCCTCAAGGTCGTGGCGATCACGCTCTTCCTCGTGCTGGGTGTGCTGGCGATCCTGGGTGTGCTGCCCGGTACGGACGCGCCCGGCGCCGCCAATCTGCGCGGCGAGGGCGGCTTCATGCCGAACGGGACCGAGGGCCTGGTGATCGGGCTGCTCGCCTCCGTCTTCGCGTACGGCGGGCTGGAGACGGTCACCATCGCCGCCGCCGAGTCCGAGAACCCGGTGCAGGGTGTCGCGAAGGCCGTGCGGACGGCGATGTGGCGGATCGCGCTCTTCTACGTCGGTTCGATGGCCGTCGTCGTCACGCTGGTCCCGTGGGACGACCCGAAGGTGGTGGAGGTCGGACCGTTCTACGCGGCCCTGAACCACCTCGGCATCGGCGGCGCCGCCGAGATCATGAACGTGGTCATCCTGGTCGCCCTGCTCTCCGCGATGAACGCCAACATCTACGGCGCCTCGCGCATGGCCTGTTCCCTGGTCGCCCGCGGCCAGGGCCCGAAGCGGCTCGGCCGGATCTCCTCGGGTGTCCCGCGCACGGCCGTCCTGGTCTCGTCCGTGTTCGGCTTCCTGTGCGTGCTGCTCAGCTACTGGCGTCCGGACGACGTCTTCCCGTGGCTGCTCAACATGATCGGCGCGGTGATCCTGGTCGTCTGGATCTTCATCGGCGTCTCCCAGGTGATCCTGCGCGACCGGCTGGAGCGCGAGGCCCCGGAGAAGCTCGTCGTACGGATGTGGCTCTTCCCGGTCCTGACCGTGGTGGCGCTGCTGGCGATGCTCGGCATCTTCTTCCTGATGCTCCGCCAGCCCGACACCCGTGACCAGCTGATGGCGTCCGGCGCCCTGACCCTCGTACTGGCGGCCATCGGTGTCGTACGGCAGCGGCGGGCCGCGGCCGTCAAGGGCTGA
- a CDS encoding histidine phosphatase family protein produces MTGSSAVLLLARHGQSVWHAENRYAGVSDIALSGEGRRQAGQLGAWAVRHPVDAIWTSTLTRAIETAQPACEALGLVPRREYDLRECDFGELEGRTLAEFAAEHPQRAGEYRADPVTHPFPGAEDPRSAAARGTAALRRIADGHPGQRVLVVAHNTLLRLVLCELLSVPLGAYRRVFPRLRNVALSEVRIGEEGGALLSLNVPCAPDVSP; encoded by the coding sequence ATGACCGGCAGTTCGGCCGTCCTGCTGCTCGCCCGCCATGGTCAGTCCGTCTGGCACGCCGAGAACCGCTATGCCGGGGTCAGCGACATCGCGCTCAGCGGCGAAGGGCGGCGCCAGGCCGGGCAACTGGGCGCGTGGGCGGTGCGGCACCCGGTCGACGCGATCTGGACGTCGACGCTCACGCGCGCGATCGAGACGGCGCAGCCCGCGTGCGAGGCCCTCGGTCTCGTCCCCCGGCGCGAGTACGACCTGCGCGAATGCGACTTCGGGGAGCTGGAGGGGCGCACCCTGGCGGAGTTCGCGGCCGAGCATCCGCAGCGGGCCGGGGAGTACCGCGCCGACCCGGTGACCCATCCCTTTCCCGGGGCCGAGGACCCCCGGTCGGCGGCGGCCCGGGGGACGGCGGCGCTGCGCCGGATCGCGGACGGGCACCCGGGGCAGCGGGTTCTCGTCGTCGCCCACAACACCCTGCTGCGGCTCGTGCTGTGCGAGCTGCTGTCGGTCCCGCTGGGCGCCTACCGCAGGGTTTTCCCGCGGCTGCGGAACGTGGCGTTGAGCGAGGTGCGGATCGGGGAGGAGGGCGGTGCGCTGCTCTCGCTCAATGTGCCCTGCGCGCCGGACGTCAGCCCTTGA
- a CDS encoding superoxide dismutase produces the protein MATYTLPELPYDYAALEPVINPQIIELHHDKHHAAYVKGANDTLEQLEEARDKEAWGAINGLQKNLAFHLSGHILHSIYWHNMTGDGGGEPLAADGVGDLADAITESFGSFAGFKSQLTKAAATTQGSGWGVLAYEPVSGRLIVEQVYDHQGNVGQGSVPVLVFDAWEHAFYLQYRNQKVDFIEAMWAVVNWQDVAKRYAAAKERADVLLLAP, from the coding sequence ATGGCCACGTATACGCTTCCGGAACTCCCGTACGACTACGCGGCGCTCGAACCGGTCATCAATCCGCAGATCATCGAGCTCCACCACGACAAGCACCACGCCGCCTATGTGAAGGGCGCGAACGACACTCTGGAGCAGTTGGAGGAGGCGCGTGACAAGGAGGCCTGGGGAGCGATCAACGGTCTCCAGAAGAACCTCGCGTTCCATCTCTCCGGCCACATCCTGCACTCGATCTACTGGCACAACATGACCGGCGACGGCGGCGGCGAGCCCCTCGCCGCGGACGGGGTCGGTGACCTCGCGGACGCGATCACGGAGTCGTTCGGTTCGTTCGCCGGATTCAAGTCCCAGCTGACGAAGGCCGCGGCCACCACGCAGGGCTCCGGCTGGGGCGTGCTCGCGTACGAGCCGGTCAGCGGCAGGCTGATCGTCGAGCAGGTCTACGACCACCAGGGCAATGTCGGCCAGGGCTCCGTCCCGGTCCTGGTCTTCGACGCCTGGGAGCACGCCTTCTACCTCCAGTACAGGAACCAGAAGGTCGACTTCATCGAGGCGATGTGGGCCGTCGTCAACTGGCAGGACGTGGCGAAGCGTTACGCGGCCGCCAAGGAGCGCGCCGACGTGCTGCTGCTCGCCCCCTGA
- a CDS encoding CatB-related O-acetyltransferase, whose protein sequence is MSPVPADPALLHPMPGRPRVVQLKPLVKSGLIEVGEYSYYDDPDDATAFETRNVLYHYGPEKLVIGKFCALGTGVRFIMNGANHRMDGPSTFPFPTMGGSWAEHLDLLTGLPDRGDTVVGNDVWFGYHCMVMPGVRIGHGAIIGAGSVVVGDVPDYGIVGGNPARLIRTRYDDATIARLLAVAWWDWPTEHLTRHIRTIMSGSVDDLEAAAPEGTS, encoded by the coding sequence ATGAGCCCCGTGCCCGCCGACCCCGCCCTGCTTCACCCGATGCCGGGCCGGCCCAGGGTCGTGCAGCTGAAGCCCCTGGTGAAGTCCGGGCTGATCGAGGTCGGCGAGTACTCGTACTACGACGACCCCGACGACGCGACCGCGTTCGAGACCCGCAACGTGCTGTACCACTACGGCCCCGAGAAGCTGGTCATAGGGAAGTTCTGCGCGCTGGGGACCGGGGTGCGGTTCATCATGAACGGCGCCAACCACCGGATGGACGGCCCGTCCACCTTCCCCTTCCCCACCATGGGCGGCTCCTGGGCCGAGCACCTCGACCTGCTGACCGGGCTGCCGGACCGGGGCGACACGGTCGTCGGCAACGACGTCTGGTTCGGCTACCACTGCATGGTGATGCCGGGGGTACGGATCGGGCACGGCGCGATCATCGGCGCCGGGTCCGTCGTCGTCGGTGACGTGCCCGACTACGGCATCGTCGGCGGCAATCCCGCCCGGCTGATCCGTACCCGGTACGACGACGCAACCATTGCCCGGCTCCTCGCCGTGGCCTGGTGGGACTGGCCCACCGAGCACCTCACCCGGCACATCCGCACCATCATGTCCGGCAGCGTCGACGACCTCGAAGCGGCCGCCCCGGAGGGGACATCGTGA